In Topomyia yanbarensis strain Yona2022 chromosome 2, ASM3024719v1, whole genome shotgun sequence, one DNA window encodes the following:
- the LOC131685618 gene encoding uncharacterized protein LOC131685618 — MRAILTFVAAVVFVLKITSAVTLDEGPTDQIVKLESLVGETLLVLKKLIDELKGALAAGQFNGSSSIAETAAGTVQGLQLISNITETLLQHSQYERYRTITSSLRIIHNTCARLAIELEKLIPIVEAGKFSDESLVTAANINQQMDVGHNLLKRYLQMLIETS; from the exons ATGAGAGCAATTTTGACTTTCGTGGCAGCTGTCGTCTTCGTTCTAAAG ATCACATCGGCAGTGACATTAGATGAAGGTCCAACCGATCAAATAGTGAAACTTGAGAGCCTAGTCGGTGAAACTCTATTGGTGCTAAAAAAACTGATAGACGAGCTTAAGGGGGCACTAGCAGCGGGTCAGTTCAACGGTTCGAGCTCGATTGCCGAAACTGCCGCTGGAACGGTACAAGGATTACAGCTAATTAGTAACATAACTGAGACACTGCTTCAACATTCCCAGTACGAACGATACCGTACGATCACTTCTTCGTTGAGGATTATTCATAACACCTGTGCCAGGCTGGCAATCGAGTTGGAAAAACTAATCCCGATAGTCGAAGCTGGTAAGTTTTCTGACGAGTCGTTAGTAACGGCTGCCAACATCAACCAACAAATGGATGTTGGCCACAATTTGCTGAAAAGATATCTGCAGATGCTTATTGAGACATCTTAG
- the LOC131685616 gene encoding uncharacterized protein LOC131685616: MKFLLTVLVCVIVSLEGTLCHQPTPAEMIEGILSTLSGALNLAKNLPKTIDALRKNPLTTDSDLVREMANVILSSLNATSVAIGNLAINEDVKQDSRKTDAISDIQAAVSSLAIPVVQLQHTLQDINFKGMRLELSVRLELLEKTLRENVVKVQAEVTKADRVAFR; encoded by the exons ATGAAATTTTTACTGACTGTTCTTGTTTGTGTAATCGTATCACTAGAG GGTACTCTCTGCCATCAACCAACTCCAGCTGAAATGATAGAAGGCATACTGAGCACTCTATCCGGTGCGCTAAATTTAGCTAAGAATCTTCCGAAGACCATCGATGCGCTGCGCAAGAACCCGCTCACCACCGATTCCGATCTGGTTCGCGAAATGGCCAATGTTATTCTCAGTTCGCTGAACGCTACCTCCGTTGCGATAGGCAATCTCGCGATCAATGAAGATGTTAAACAGGACTCCAGGAAGACTGACGCGATATCAGATATCCAAGCTGCAGTCTCATCGTTGGCCATACCGGTGGTTCAGCTGCAGCATACTTTACAGGACATTAACTTCAAGGGTATGCGATTGGAGCTCAGCGTACGGCTGGAGTTGCTGGAGAAGACTCTGCGGGAAAATGTGGTCAAAGTTCAAGCGGAAGTGACGAAGGCCGATCGTGTGGCGTTTAGGTAA